The following proteins come from a genomic window of Coriobacteriia bacterium:
- the eno gene encoding phosphopyruvate hydratase, with amino-acid sequence MSNIVDVYAREILDSRGNPTVEVEIVLDDGSFGRAAVPSGASTGAFEAVELRDGDATRYLGKGVRNAVDNVNGPIAEEIIGMDATDQRGIDMLMLELDGSANKGTLGANAILGASLACARAAAESTELTLYSYIGGANAHVLPVPMMNILNGGAHADNNVDLQEFMVMPVGAPTFAEGLRWCAEIYHTLKGVLKARGLSTSVGDEGGFAPNLESNEAALAVVVEAVEKAGYVPGEQIMIALDPAMTEIYDAARGIYTLAGEGRELTSAEMVDFWDDLVSRYPIISLEDGMAEEDWDGWKLLTERLGNKIQLVGDDLFVTNTERLKKGIEMGVANSILIKVNQIGSLTETLDCIEMAKQAGYTCVISHRSGETEDTTIADLAVATNAGQIKTGAPARSDRVAKYNRLIRIEEELAESGTYPGRDAFYNVR; translated from the coding sequence ATGAGCAACATCGTCGACGTGTACGCGCGAGAGATTCTCGATTCGCGCGGCAATCCCACCGTCGAGGTCGAAATCGTGCTCGACGACGGCAGTTTCGGTCGTGCTGCGGTTCCGTCCGGAGCGTCCACGGGTGCGTTCGAGGCGGTCGAACTGCGTGATGGAGACGCCACGCGCTATCTGGGCAAGGGCGTGCGTAACGCGGTCGACAACGTTAACGGGCCCATCGCCGAAGAGATCATCGGGATGGACGCCACCGACCAGCGCGGAATCGACATGCTCATGCTCGAGCTCGACGGTTCAGCGAATAAGGGCACTCTGGGTGCGAACGCGATCCTCGGGGCATCTCTCGCATGCGCGCGCGCTGCGGCTGAGTCGACCGAGCTCACCTTGTACTCCTACATCGGGGGCGCCAACGCTCACGTCTTGCCGGTTCCGATGATGAACATCCTCAACGGCGGAGCGCATGCAGACAACAATGTCGACCTGCAGGAGTTCATGGTCATGCCCGTGGGAGCTCCCACCTTCGCCGAGGGACTGCGTTGGTGTGCCGAGATCTATCACACGCTCAAGGGGGTTCTCAAGGCGCGCGGCCTGAGTACGAGCGTCGGTGACGAGGGCGGCTTCGCGCCGAACCTTGAGAGCAACGAGGCCGCGCTTGCCGTGGTCGTTGAAGCTGTTGAGAAGGCAGGTTACGTTCCCGGCGAGCAGATCATGATCGCGCTCGATCCGGCCATGACGGAGATCTATGACGCGGCGCGCGGCATCTACACGCTTGCCGGTGAGGGTCGCGAGCTCACGAGCGCCGAGATGGTCGACTTCTGGGATGACCTCGTGTCGCGCTACCCCATCATCAGTCTTGAGGACGGCATGGCCGAGGAGGACTGGGACGGGTGGAAGCTGCTGACCGAGCGGCTCGGCAACAAGATCCAGCTTGTCGGCGATGACCTGTTCGTCACCAACACCGAGCGCCTCAAGAAGGGCATCGAGATGGGCGTGGCCAACTCCATTCTCATCAAGGTGAACCAGATCGGCTCGCTCACCGAGACGCTCGACTGTATCGAGATGGCTAAGCAGGCCGGGTACACCTGCGTGATATCGCACCGCTCCGGCGAGACTGAGGACACGACCATCGCCGATCTGGCGGTGGCCACAAACGCGGGACAGATCAAGACCGGTGCTCCGGCGCGCTCTGATCGGGTCGCCAAGTACAATCGGCTCATCCGGATCGAAGAGGAGTTGGCCGAGTCGGGCACGTACCCGGGCCGGGATGCCTTCTACAACGTCAGATAG
- the mazG gene encoding nucleoside triphosphate pyrophosphohydrolase gives MERSSEERTDRSRFEEFVEIIARLRAPDGCPWDREQTHRSIAKNMVEEAYEAVHTIESDDIAGLREELGDVLLQVVLQSQIAADGGEFTVADVIDGIIDKIVRRHPHVFGEAQATATADEVHRRWDEIKRDEKSVKGAGLLDDVPTSMPALMLAQTISRKAVAAGFEWESLDGVIDKLHEEVAELAETTPGSPEAADEIGDILFTVVNLARKQGIDSETALRGTCEKFRRRWGGMEGAAAAEGRELADLSLDEQEDLWRQAKERERDT, from the coding sequence GTGGAGCGGTCGAGCGAGGAGCGCACGGACCGAAGCCGGTTCGAGGAGTTCGTAGAGATCATCGCCAGACTGCGGGCGCCCGACGGGTGTCCGTGGGACCGCGAGCAGACGCACCGTTCGATCGCAAAGAACATGGTGGAAGAGGCCTACGAGGCGGTTCACACCATCGAGAGCGATGACATCGCCGGGCTCCGCGAGGAGCTCGGCGATGTGCTTCTTCAGGTTGTCTTGCAGTCGCAGATCGCCGCCGACGGTGGTGAGTTCACCGTCGCAGACGTGATCGACGGAATCATCGACAAGATCGTCCGGAGACACCCCCACGTATTCGGTGAAGCTCAGGCCACTGCGACTGCTGACGAGGTTCACCGGCGTTGGGATGAGATCAAGCGCGACGAGAAGTCTGTGAAGGGTGCCGGTCTGCTCGACGATGTCCCCACATCGATGCCGGCACTCATGCTCGCCCAGACCATCTCGCGCAAGGCCGTTGCGGCGGGGTTCGAATGGGAGTCCCTCGACGGTGTTATCGACAAACTACACGAAGAGGTTGCCGAGCTCGCCGAGACCACTCCCGGCAGCCCCGAGGCGGCCGATGAGATAGGTGACATACTGTTCACCGTCGTGAACCTGGCGCGCAAGCAGGGAATCGACTCTGAGACCGCGCTGCGTGGAACGTGCGAGAAGTTCCGTCGGCGCTGGGGTGGGATGGAGGGGGCGGCGGCTGCCGAGGGGCGCGAGCTTGCCGATCTGTCCCTTGATGAGCAGGAAGACCTGTGGCGTCAGGCCAAAGAGAGGGAGAGGGACACATGA
- a CDS encoding SurA N-terminal domain-containing protein encodes MKPLRIALILALAVALMTGAGCSDKETAAKVNGEKITIVELDKQVEQLKTQYPDMFTGADGEGRLIDFKQRLLDNLINQKLIEQAAKDKKISISEDEIAKQIEQLKSGFQDDKQFQDALKSAGMTEESLTTQIREQLLTQKLIESLSKDAKVSEVDIKSYYDKNKSQFEQQAAKRASHILFKPEDKQEAERVLSQVRSGGNFSALAKEYSVDTATATNGGDLGWPTTPYVPEFEAALKKLDKGQTSALVKTPYGWHIIRVTEERSASQQKLEDVKDQIEQILVQQNRADAYQKFLDALRKKAKIEILLEELRTVSPASQETTAK; translated from the coding sequence ATGAAGCCGCTTCGAATCGCACTCATACTTGCCTTGGCCGTTGCGCTCATGACCGGCGCCGGATGCTCGGACAAGGAAACCGCCGCCAAGGTCAACGGCGAGAAGATCACCATCGTTGAGCTTGACAAGCAGGTGGAGCAGCTCAAGACCCAGTACCCGGACATGTTCACCGGCGCTGATGGGGAGGGCCGGCTGATCGACTTCAAGCAGCGGCTTCTTGACAACCTGATCAACCAGAAGCTGATCGAGCAGGCCGCCAAGGATAAGAAGATCTCCATCTCCGAGGACGAGATCGCCAAGCAGATCGAGCAGCTCAAGTCCGGTTTCCAGGACGACAAGCAGTTCCAGGACGCCCTCAAGAGCGCCGGGATGACCGAGGAGTCGCTCACGACCCAGATCCGCGAGCAGCTGCTCACCCAGAAGCTCATCGAGTCGCTGTCCAAGGACGCCAAGGTCAGCGAAGTCGACATCAAGTCCTATTACGACAAGAACAAGTCGCAGTTCGAGCAGCAGGCCGCCAAGCGTGCGTCGCACATCCTCTTCAAGCCGGAGGACAAGCAGGAAGCCGAGAGGGTTCTCTCTCAGGTCAGGAGCGGGGGCAACTTCTCGGCGCTTGCCAAGGAGTACTCGGTCGATACCGCGACCGCGACCAATGGCGGCGACCTCGGCTGGCCGACGACTCCGTACGTCCCTGAGTTCGAGGCCGCGCTCAAGAAGCTCGACAAGGGTCAGACGTCGGCACTCGTCAAGACGCCCTACGGATGGCACATCATCCGCGTGACCGAGGAGCGCAGCGCCAGCCAGCAGAAGCTTGAGGACGTGAAGGACCAGATCGAGCAGATCCTCGTCCAGCAGAACCGCGCCGATGCCTACCAGAAGTTCCTGGACGCTCTACGCAAGAAGGCGAAGATCGAGATTCTGCTCGAGGAGCTCAGGACCGTTTCGCCCGCGTCGCAGGAAACCACTGCGAAGTAG
- the mfd gene encoding transcription-repair coupling factor: MLIDHLSDAFSSAESVAKIATLLDAGADATLAVPGLVRPAVVASMFTRHPRPMLVVLAGSESAERFARHTAAFLGREHVLLFPDRSDTPWSGATPDHEEVGQRARVLHALDKGRAVVVVAAARSLLRAVAPHGSCVYDPLTLVAGGQLDLTETAESLARMGYERVESADEPGLFAVRGGTLDVFPAGSQHPVRAELYGDEVDSLRRYVPGTGQAIGDSISSEIFPCRELVLSKRGAEAAENALRERALKDPLIAHELELLAQGVFFTGVERYLPLLYKRAASPTEYLGVDTLVVVAEPRALFDDTVRRREELEVAAKSVGYRSMAPNVTALEGLYLAPAQLDFGDRQRLTLLSLMRAGSGVDGDLVARRPEVSGGEERFVGGVRSLLAAGNRVSVAIPDRRTRRRVGDLLVESGVAVAELRDRAADADEDGQAKSWVPGTVLLSDVDVPAGFVVPDARVAVVSIDDVYPRSMARRRRREIDPTKVTFAFAPGDYVVHATHGIALFREVIRQEVLGAERDYLLLEYAKGDRLFVPVDQIDRVTKYVGPDGAAPRVTRLNTADWSRATGKARKAVRQLAFDLVDLYARRSTVTGHAYGADTPWQFEMEAMFPYVETPDQLAAIADVKSDMESDKPMDRLICGDVGYGKTEVAIRAAFKSAQDGKQVMVLCPTTILAQQHFTNFSERFAPFGLTVEVLSRFRSDVQQKAALEGFADGRVDVLVGTHRLLSRDVAPKDLGLIVIDEEQRFGVEHKEHLTNLREQVDVLAMSATPIPRTLQMSLSGVRDMSVIDTPPPNRFPVTVHVGEWDEDVVSGAIRRELERGGQVYYVSNRVRTIDDAVERVRRAAPEARIAVAHGQLSEKQLESVMEQFAANEADVLVATTIIESGIDNPHSNTLIIEDSQRLGLAQLYQLKGRVGRSHVKAYAFFLFPREGGLTEQAVERLMAIKEHDDLGSGIKIAMRDLEIRGAGSLIGAEQHGNLSAVGFDLFAQMLMEAVSEARGEPMVAFPDIRVDLPVPAFIPEVYLADVDERVRAYRRLAGAPAIEAVDAVAAELIEVHGALPEVTRNLVDIARMKAIASDVGITSISLVRNRIVLAPIDLDDEQRGRLAALGAVFLDHKHEVALPVGYGESVTSAALGALGAIYSAASEPSSREE, encoded by the coding sequence ATGCTCATCGACCACCTCTCGGACGCGTTCTCCTCAGCGGAGTCCGTCGCCAAGATCGCCACCCTTCTGGACGCAGGGGCCGACGCGACACTCGCCGTGCCCGGACTGGTGCGCCCAGCCGTCGTCGCCTCGATGTTCACGCGTCACCCGCGTCCGATGCTCGTGGTTCTGGCCGGCAGCGAGTCGGCGGAGCGCTTCGCGCGTCACACGGCGGCGTTTCTGGGGCGCGAGCACGTGTTGCTCTTCCCCGACCGCTCGGACACGCCGTGGTCGGGTGCGACTCCTGACCACGAAGAGGTGGGCCAGCGTGCCCGTGTACTGCACGCGCTGGACAAGGGACGCGCGGTCGTCGTGGTTGCGGCAGCGCGTTCGCTTCTGCGAGCGGTTGCGCCCCATGGGAGCTGCGTGTATGACCCCCTGACGCTCGTCGCTGGAGGGCAGCTGGACCTCACCGAGACCGCTGAGTCGCTCGCGCGCATGGGCTATGAACGTGTCGAGTCCGCCGACGAGCCGGGTCTGTTCGCGGTCAGGGGGGGCACGCTCGATGTGTTCCCGGCAGGCAGCCAGCATCCGGTGCGCGCCGAGCTCTACGGCGACGAGGTGGATTCACTGAGGCGCTACGTGCCGGGTACCGGCCAGGCAATCGGCGATAGCATCTCGAGCGAGATCTTCCCGTGCCGCGAACTCGTGCTGTCCAAGCGGGGGGCGGAGGCCGCCGAGAATGCCCTGCGCGAGCGAGCTCTCAAGGACCCGCTGATAGCTCATGAGCTCGAGTTGCTGGCCCAGGGCGTGTTCTTCACCGGCGTCGAGCGGTACTTGCCCCTGCTCTACAAGCGCGCTGCGAGTCCCACCGAGTACCTTGGCGTGGATACGTTGGTCGTCGTCGCGGAACCCCGTGCGCTGTTCGACGATACCGTCCGTCGGCGCGAGGAGCTCGAAGTCGCGGCGAAGAGCGTCGGCTATCGCTCGATGGCCCCCAATGTCACGGCGCTCGAGGGTCTCTACCTCGCGCCCGCACAGCTCGATTTCGGCGACAGGCAGAGACTGACGCTGCTCTCGCTCATGCGTGCAGGCAGCGGTGTGGACGGCGATCTCGTCGCCCGAAGGCCGGAGGTCTCCGGCGGGGAGGAGCGCTTCGTCGGCGGCGTCCGCTCGCTGCTTGCTGCAGGCAACCGGGTGTCGGTGGCGATACCGGACCGTCGCACACGCCGTCGGGTGGGCGACCTGCTGGTTGAGTCAGGCGTCGCAGTGGCCGAGCTTCGCGATCGTGCCGCCGATGCTGATGAGGACGGGCAGGCCAAGTCGTGGGTTCCGGGCACGGTGCTGCTGTCGGATGTCGATGTGCCTGCCGGTTTCGTGGTTCCCGACGCCCGCGTGGCAGTCGTGAGTATCGATGATGTCTATCCGCGTTCGATGGCGCGCAGGCGGCGCCGCGAGATCGACCCGACCAAAGTCACCTTCGCCTTCGCCCCGGGTGACTATGTCGTTCACGCCACGCACGGCATCGCGCTCTTCCGCGAGGTGATCCGCCAAGAGGTCCTCGGTGCCGAGCGCGACTACCTGCTGCTGGAGTACGCCAAGGGCGACCGGCTCTTCGTGCCGGTGGACCAGATCGACCGCGTGACCAAGTACGTCGGCCCCGACGGCGCGGCCCCGCGCGTGACGCGACTCAACACCGCCGACTGGAGCCGCGCGACGGGCAAGGCACGCAAAGCGGTTCGCCAGCTTGCCTTTGACCTCGTCGACCTCTATGCCCGCCGCTCCACGGTCACCGGGCACGCCTACGGCGCGGATACGCCGTGGCAGTTCGAGATGGAGGCGATGTTCCCCTACGTGGAGACGCCGGACCAGCTTGCGGCCATCGCTGATGTGAAATCGGACATGGAGTCCGACAAGCCGATGGACCGGTTGATCTGCGGAGATGTCGGCTACGGCAAGACGGAGGTGGCCATTCGCGCTGCCTTCAAGTCGGCCCAGGACGGCAAGCAGGTCATGGTGCTGTGCCCCACCACGATCCTCGCCCAGCAGCACTTCACGAACTTCAGTGAGCGGTTCGCCCCCTTCGGTCTGACGGTTGAAGTCCTGAGCCGCTTTCGCAGTGACGTTCAGCAGAAAGCCGCGCTTGAAGGCTTCGCGGACGGTCGGGTTGACGTGCTCGTGGGAACGCATCGCCTGCTGTCCCGCGACGTCGCGCCCAAGGACCTGGGGCTGATCGTCATCGACGAGGAGCAGCGCTTCGGCGTCGAGCACAAGGAGCACCTCACCAACCTGCGCGAGCAGGTCGACGTGCTCGCGATGAGTGCCACGCCGATTCCGCGCACGCTGCAGATGTCGCTGTCGGGTGTGCGCGACATGAGCGTCATCGACACGCCGCCGCCCAATCGATTCCCGGTGACCGTTCACGTGGGCGAGTGGGACGAGGATGTTGTCTCAGGCGCGATCCGTCGCGAGCTCGAGCGCGGCGGGCAGGTCTACTACGTGTCCAACCGGGTGCGGACCATCGATGACGCCGTCGAGCGCGTGCGCAGGGCTGCCCCGGAGGCACGCATCGCCGTGGCCCACGGACAGCTGTCCGAGAAACAGCTTGAGTCGGTCATGGAGCAGTTTGCGGCCAACGAGGCCGATGTGCTCGTGGCCACCACCATCATCGAGTCGGGCATCGACAACCCGCACTCCAACACGCTCATCATCGAAGACTCGCAGCGGCTTGGTCTTGCGCAGCTCTACCAGCTCAAAGGACGCGTAGGACGTAGTCACGTCAAGGCCTACGCGTTCTTTCTCTTCCCGCGCGAGGGTGGACTCACCGAGCAGGCCGTCGAGCGGCTCATGGCGATCAAGGAGCACGACGATCTGGGTAGCGGCATCAAGATCGCCATGCGCGACTTGGAGATTCGCGGAGCCGGCTCACTCATTGGCGCCGAGCAGCACGGCAACCTTTCAGCCGTCGGCTTCGACCTCTTCGCACAGATGCTCATGGAGGCGGTGTCGGAGGCGCGCGGCGAGCCGATGGTGGCGTTCCCCGACATCCGGGTCGACCTGCCGGTGCCCGCTTTCATCCCCGAGGTGTACCTCGCCGACGTCGACGAGCGCGTCCGCGCCTATCGCCGACTGGCAGGCGCACCCGCGATCGAGGCTGTCGACGCGGTGGCGGCCGAACTCATCGAGGTCCATGGAGCCCTCCCCGAGGTGACGCGCAACCTCGTGGACATCGCTCGGATGAAGGCGATCGCGTCAGACGTCGGTATCACCAGCATCTCTCTTGTGCGCAACCGCATCGTGCTCGCGCCGATCGACCTTGATGACGAGCAGCGTGGTCGGCTGGCGGCCCTGGGAGCGGTCTTCCTCGACCACAAGCATGAGGTCGCGCTTCCGGTTGGCTATGGAGAGTCTGTGACGAGTGCCGCCCTCGGCGCGCTCGGTGCTATATACTCGGCAGCGTCCGAACCCAGTTCTCGGGAGGAATAG
- a CDS encoding anaerobic ribonucleoside-triphosphate reductase activating protein yields MSSPTSGRVGGFVPLSTVDWPGQLAATVFLRGCPWACSYCHNAHLQSTVGAGDDVVWSEFVAFLETRAGLLDAVVFSGGEPTMTHALPGWMTQVKTMGFAVGLHSGGADPERFAAALTRADWVGFDVKAPFDEYALVTGVADSGTGALASLRRLVASGTTFEARTTVATQLLAEGVLERMAAELEREGVRRWVLQTCRTPEGGGSPAALTTVLDSVSLAATFGSRFDLVVR; encoded by the coding sequence GTGAGCTCGCCAACTAGCGGGCGCGTGGGCGGCTTCGTGCCGCTGTCCACCGTCGATTGGCCCGGTCAACTCGCGGCAACCGTGTTTCTGCGCGGATGCCCGTGGGCCTGTTCGTACTGCCACAACGCCCACCTGCAGAGCACGGTGGGTGCAGGGGACGATGTGGTGTGGAGCGAGTTTGTGGCCTTCCTCGAGACGCGCGCGGGCCTGCTTGACGCCGTGGTGTTCAGTGGTGGGGAGCCCACGATGACCCACGCGTTGCCCGGGTGGATGACGCAGGTCAAGACGATGGGTTTCGCCGTCGGGCTGCACTCCGGTGGGGCAGACCCGGAGCGTTTCGCCGCGGCGCTCACCCGTGCGGATTGGGTCGGCTTTGACGTGAAGGCCCCCTTCGACGAGTACGCGTTGGTCACCGGCGTCGCCGACTCGGGCACGGGCGCGCTGGCATCGCTGCGGCGACTGGTGGCCAGTGGCACGACCTTTGAAGCTCGCACGACCGTCGCGACGCAGCTTCTGGCTGAGGGCGTGCTCGAGCGGATGGCGGCCGAACTCGAACGCGAGGGCGTGCGCCGCTGGGTACTCCAGACGTGTCGTACTCCGGAAGGGGGAGGGTCGCCCGCTGCGCTGACAACGGTGTTGGATTCCGTCTCGCTCGCAGCCACCTTCGGGAGCCGTTTCGATCTCGTGGTCCGCTGA
- the nrdD gene encoding anaerobic ribonucleoside-triphosphate reductase, which produces MAAEKTTLTEIEMLKIALSDEERQPCEVWTRVMGYHRPVVSFNQGKQGEYAERVCFVESGELAN; this is translated from the coding sequence ATGGCTGCAGAGAAGACCACACTGACCGAGATCGAGATGCTCAAGATCGCGCTGTCCGACGAGGAGCGCCAGCCCTGCGAGGTCTGGACGCGCGTGATGGGCTATCACCGCCCGGTCGTCTCGTTCAATCAGGGCAAGCAGGGCGAGTACGCGGAGCGCGTCTGCTTCGTCGAGTCTGGTGAGCTCGCCAACTAG
- a CDS encoding ribonucleoside triphosphate reductase: MAEEVIRSAPSGVIKREGERVDFDAEKIRSAVERAGIASGEYDATEALLLTAQAIKVMKHRFGDREPDIEQIQDVVEQVLISANHFATARAYIVYREQRARFREDKKTVVNVETSVNEYLDRADWRVNANANQGYSLGGLILNVSGKVIANYWLSHVYPSEVGRAHRDGDLHIHDLDMLAGYCAGWSLRTLITEGLNGVPGKVESAPPKHLSSAVGQIVNFLGTLQNEWAGAQAFSSFDTYLAPFIRLDDLSYDNVRQSIQELVYNLNVPSRWGTQTPFTNLTFDWTCPDDLKDEYPVIGGTVCDFTYGELQREMDMINRAYIEVMTEGDAKGRVFTFPIPTYNITPDFPWESENADLLFEMTAKYGLPYFQNFLNSELSPNMVRSMCCRLQLDLSELLKRGNGLFGSAEQTGSLGVVTINCARLGHLYEGDAAALYGALDRLLEHSRTSLELKRKVIQQHIDNGLFPYTKRYLGTLRNHFSTIGVNGINEMIRNFTGDTDDITTEAGEQFAVAFLDHVRERIIAFQEETGHLYNLEATPAEGTTYRFAREDKKRFGDAILQAGTPENPYYTNSSQLPAGFTSDPFEALRRQEPLQRKYTGGTVLHLYLGERVSSVEACKKLVRRSLEGFRLPYITVSPTFSICPTHGYLDGEHRFCPKCDAEAIAKKQAEACCA; this comes from the coding sequence GTGGCGGAGGAAGTCATCCGTTCGGCACCGTCAGGCGTCATCAAGCGCGAGGGCGAACGCGTTGACTTCGACGCGGAGAAGATTCGCTCGGCGGTCGAGCGGGCCGGCATTGCCTCGGGCGAGTACGACGCAACTGAGGCGCTGCTGCTCACTGCCCAGGCGATCAAGGTCATGAAGCACCGATTCGGCGACCGTGAGCCTGACATCGAGCAGATCCAGGATGTCGTCGAGCAGGTGCTCATCAGCGCGAACCACTTCGCCACCGCGCGTGCCTACATCGTCTATCGCGAGCAGCGCGCTCGTTTCCGCGAGGACAAGAAGACCGTCGTCAACGTCGAGACGAGCGTCAACGAGTATCTCGATCGCGCCGACTGGCGCGTGAACGCCAACGCGAACCAGGGCTACTCGCTGGGCGGGCTGATCTTGAATGTCTCGGGCAAGGTCATCGCCAACTACTGGCTGTCGCACGTGTATCCGTCCGAAGTCGGTCGCGCACATCGCGACGGTGACCTGCACATCCACGATCTGGACATGCTCGCGGGCTACTGCGCCGGCTGGTCGCTGCGCACGCTCATCACCGAGGGCCTCAACGGTGTGCCCGGCAAGGTCGAGTCGGCGCCGCCGAAGCACCTGTCGAGCGCGGTCGGCCAGATCGTGAACTTCCTCGGCACGCTGCAGAACGAATGGGCGGGCGCGCAGGCGTTCAGCTCGTTCGATACCTACCTCGCGCCGTTCATCCGCTTGGACGACCTCAGCTACGACAACGTGCGCCAGTCGATCCAGGAGCTCGTTTACAACCTCAACGTGCCGTCGCGCTGGGGCACCCAGACCCCGTTCACGAACCTGACGTTTGACTGGACGTGCCCCGACGACCTCAAGGACGAGTACCCGGTCATTGGGGGTACGGTCTGCGACTTCACCTACGGCGAGTTGCAGCGCGAGATGGACATGATCAACCGCGCTTACATCGAGGTCATGACCGAAGGCGACGCCAAGGGGCGCGTCTTCACCTTTCCGATTCCCACCTACAACATCACGCCCGACTTTCCCTGGGAGAGCGAGAACGCCGACCTTCTCTTCGAGATGACGGCGAAGTACGGCCTGCCGTACTTCCAGAACTTCCTGAACTCGGAGCTGTCGCCCAACATGGTGCGCTCCATGTGTTGCCGTCTCCAGCTCGATCTGTCAGAGCTGCTCAAGCGCGGCAACGGCCTGTTCGGCAGCGCCGAGCAGACCGGCTCGCTCGGGGTGGTCACGATCAACTGCGCGCGTCTCGGGCACCTCTACGAGGGCGATGCGGCGGCGCTCTACGGAGCGCTCGACCGGCTTCTCGAGCACAGCCGCACCTCGCTCGAGCTCAAGCGCAAGGTCATCCAGCAGCACATCGACAACGGGCTCTTCCCGTACACGAAGCGCTACCTGGGCACCCTGCGCAACCACTTCTCGACCATCGGCGTGAATGGCATCAACGAGATGATCCGCAACTTCACGGGCGACACCGATGACATCACGACCGAAGCCGGCGAGCAGTTCGCGGTGGCTTTCCTCGATCATGTCCGGGAGCGCATCATCGCCTTCCAGGAGGAGACCGGACATCTCTACAACCTCGAGGCCACTCCCGCGGAGGGCACGACCTACCGATTCGCGCGCGAGGACAAGAAGCGGTTCGGGGACGCGATTCTGCAGGCGGGAACGCCCGAGAACCCCTACTACACCAACTCGAGCCAGCTGCCCGCCGGCTTCACGAGCGATCCGTTCGAGGCGCTCAGGCGCCAGGAGCCGCTCCAGCGCAAGTACACCGGCGGCACCGTGCTCCACCTGTACCTCGGCGAGCGCGTGAGCTCGGTCGAGGCATGCAAGAAGCTCGTTCGCCGCTCGCTCGAGGGCTTCCGTCTGCCCTACATCACGGTCTCGCCGACGTTCTCGATCTGCCCGACTCATGGGTATCTCGACGGCGAGCACCGGTTCTGCCCGAAGTGCGACGCCGAGGCGATCGCCAAGAAGCAGGCCGAAGCCTGCTGCGCCTAG
- a CDS encoding M28 family peptidase, translating to MTAHDLSARAAERLEALCSTHPDRHVGGPGVAAANELFAREAQAAGFGVERLPFDCVDWESGSASLRLADGRDLALHVGPYSPPYRGEAPLVTCSRVEELEALDAPGSILLLHGAIAEEQLTPRHYPFYQMDSHVRILAAIDRARPGAVIAATDRTPMAGALYPFPLFEDADLGWPSAYLTDVDGAPLVAHDGEVVSLEIDSRQVAATGEQLVCSRAGTGGGRVLVSAHIDSRHGTPGALDNATGVCVLLALADLLSESGSALTIELVPFNGEDNFAAYGEMAYLAKHEDSLGDVVLAINIDAAARIGDESAISFYGCPDQLAATVRAVAADAEHIVEGPEWPMSDHMVLAMRGVPAMAITSTGLFDIEATVAHTAADTPELANPEIIVATARFIASVIEALA from the coding sequence ATGACCGCTCACGACCTCTCAGCCCGCGCGGCCGAACGCCTCGAAGCGCTGTGCAGCACACATCCCGACCGCCACGTGGGCGGACCCGGCGTCGCAGCCGCGAACGAGCTGTTCGCGCGCGAAGCACAGGCAGCAGGGTTCGGGGTCGAACGCCTCCCCTTCGACTGCGTCGACTGGGAGTCCGGCTCCGCATCGCTGCGGTTGGCGGACGGGCGAGACCTGGCGCTCCACGTCGGCCCGTACTCACCTCCGTACCGCGGCGAAGCGCCGCTCGTGACGTGCTCCCGTGTCGAGGAGCTTGAGGCACTCGACGCACCGGGCTCGATCCTGCTGCTTCATGGCGCCATCGCCGAGGAGCAGCTCACTCCTCGCCACTACCCCTTCTACCAGATGGACTCGCACGTCCGGATCCTGGCCGCCATCGACCGAGCGCGTCCCGGCGCCGTCATCGCCGCCACCGACCGGACGCCCATGGCCGGCGCGCTCTACCCGTTCCCCCTGTTCGAGGACGCCGATCTCGGCTGGCCCTCGGCGTATCTCACCGACGTCGATGGCGCGCCGCTTGTGGCACACGATGGCGAGGTGGTCTCACTTGAAATCGACTCCCGTCAGGTGGCGGCCACCGGCGAGCAACTGGTGTGCAGCAGGGCCGGCACCGGCGGCGGACGGGTCTTGGTGAGCGCTCACATCGACAGTCGGCACGGGACTCCGGGTGCCTTGGACAACGCGACGGGGGTTTGCGTGCTGCTCGCCTTGGCCGACCTGCTCTCTGAGAGCGGATCGGCGCTCACCATCGAACTGGTCCCCTTCAACGGCGAGGACAACTTCGCGGCCTACGGAGAGATGGCCTATCTGGCCAAGCACGAGGACTCGCTGGGCGACGTCGTCCTTGCGATCAACATCGACGCGGCAGCACGGATCGGCGACGAGAGCGCGATCTCGTTCTACGGTTGCCCCGACCAGCTGGCAGCTACGGTGCGTGCCGTCGCGGCAGACGCGGAGCACATCGTTGAGGGGCCCGAGTGGCCGATGAGTGACCACATGGTGCTGGCGATGCGAGGTGTCCCGGCGATGGCGATCACCTCGACGGGGCTCTTCGACATCGAGGCCACGGTCGCGCATACCGCTGCCGATACGCCCGAACTGGCCAACCCTGAGATCATCGTGGCCACCGCGCGGTTCATCGCTTCGGTGATCGAGGCGCTTGCGTAG